Proteins encoded in a region of the Campylobacter sp. MIT 99-7217 genome:
- a CDS encoding MotA/TolQ/ExbB proton channel family protein, protein MQNENKEIAELILPEIKERKGFLVYVKIVFIPILLYIFVLLGYLGQLDLRVESHTLFMMGIILFIALIFARHNAEYASNIFEQQKNEFKQALKKYIMKNFLTIGNETKCNASFDEFAYSYIKGARNENFASIATSIFPMLGILGTFVSIAISMPDFSSNDSLMLEQEISQLLGGVATAFYVSIYGIFLALWWMFFEKFGKSKIQRLITRQKISTSGFFWTKEEMDHKYLSLSLKHFEKIGVIFDQVSNEDFFKELDYSIERKFGLFQEMLSVEEKSIKLSSEHIKQTMSELTRAHRTQKDLSKVYLEMTNAIGLLNQNLRDISTRMSEQYNRLLDVSNEKTQHLDRTLSSLDERIDVFKRSFEHYQNSMLENQEKVFIGFKNSLLQGMREFKDVYEEERNIDDKIAMMSQMKAEIQEIDQEASGVIAKLSKEDNSLAKNEI, encoded by the coding sequence ATGCAAAATGAAAATAAAGAAATTGCTGAATTGATTTTACCTGAAATCAAGGAACGCAAGGGCTTTTTAGTTTATGTAAAAATCGTTTTTATCCCTATACTTTTATATATTTTTGTATTACTTGGATATTTGGGGCAACTTGATTTAAGGGTTGAAAGTCATACTCTTTTTATGATGGGGATCATACTTTTCATCGCTTTAATTTTTGCAAGACATAATGCAGAATATGCCTCAAATATCTTCGAACAACAAAAAAATGAATTTAAGCAAGCTCTTAAAAAATATATTATGAAAAACTTTCTTACTATAGGCAATGAAACAAAATGTAATGCAAGTTTTGATGAGTTTGCTTATAGTTATATCAAGGGTGCAAGAAATGAGAATTTTGCCTCCATAGCTACAAGTATCTTTCCAATGCTTGGAATTTTAGGAACTTTTGTGAGTATTGCTATTTCTATGCCTGATTTTAGTTCTAATGATAGTCTTATGCTAGAACAAGAAATTTCACAGCTTTTAGGTGGTGTGGCAACAGCTTTTTATGTTTCTATTTATGGGATATTCTTAGCTTTATGGTGGATGTTTTTTGAAAAATTTGGCAAGAGCAAAATTCAAAGATTGATAACAAGACAAAAAATTTCAACAAGTGGCTTTTTTTGGACTAAGGAAGAGATGGATCATAAATACTTATCCTTAAGCTTGAAGCATTTTGAAAAAATCGGTGTGATTTTTGATCAGGTAAGTAATGAGGATTTTTTCAAAGAGCTTGATTATAGTATAGAGCGTAAATTTGGACTTTTTCAAGAAATGCTTAGTGTTGAAGAAAAATCAATAAAACTTAGTAGCGAGCATATCAAGCAGACTATGAGCGAACTAACTAGAGCTCATAGGACTCAAAAAGATTTAAGCAAGGTTTATCTTGAAATGACTAATGCCATAGGTTTGCTTAATCAAAATCTAAGAGATATAAGCACGAGAATGAGCGAACAATACAACCGCTTGCTTGATGTAAGTAACGAAAAAACCCAGCATCTTGACAGAACCCTAAGTAGTCTTGATGAGCGTATAGATGTCTTTAAGCGAAGTTTTGAGCATTATCAAAATTCTATGCTTGAAAATCAAGAAAAAGTCTTTATTGGTTTTAAAAATAGTCTTTTGCAAGGCATGAGAGAATTTAAAGATGTTTATGAAGAAGAACGCAATATTGATGACAAAATAGCGATGATGAGTCAAATGAAAGCTGAAATTCAAGAAATAGATCAAGAAGCAAGTGGGGTTATCGCTAAACTTTCAAAAGAGGATAATTCTTTAGCGAAAAATGAAATATAA
- a CDS encoding 1-aminocyclopropane-1-carboxylate deaminase/D-cysteine desulfhydrase, with amino-acid sequence MKISKIDPFCLLGFDFFVKRDDLISEQINGNKARKLAFYLKQNYPSNQRFISFGGSQSNALVALSAFTFQRAYKLIFVCEKISSFLKQNPCANYAQALKNKAWILENLDFESSKQMALNLCKKGDIFIPQGFACKEAELGYKELANEILSQEKALGLKFDIFLPSGTGTSALFLAKNLRNHQIYTCACVGDEEYLRTQIKELDPQFDFSNLCILNLPKKFHFAKPYKELFEIYKEAKNAGLEFDLLYDSVGLLCVLAHQKGFKKPLLYIHQGGVAGNESMLQRYKFEKNLL; translated from the coding sequence ATGAAAATAAGTAAGATAGATCCCTTTTGTCTTCTTGGCTTTGATTTTTTTGTTAAAAGAGATGATTTAATCAGCGAGCAAATTAACGGCAACAAAGCACGCAAGCTTGCCTTTTATCTTAAACAAAACTATCCTTCAAATCAGCGTTTTATAAGCTTTGGAGGTTCTCAAAGTAATGCTTTGGTTGCTCTAAGTGCTTTTACTTTTCAAAGAGCTTATAAGCTTATTTTTGTTTGTGAAAAAATTTCATCTTTTTTAAAGCAAAATCCGTGTGCAAACTACGCACAAGCTCTTAAAAATAAGGCTTGGATCTTAGAAAATTTAGACTTTGAAAGCTCTAAACAAATGGCTTTAAATTTATGTAAAAAAGGAGACATTTTTATCCCTCAAGGTTTTGCTTGTAAGGAAGCCGAGCTTGGATACAAGGAGCTTGCAAATGAAATTTTATCTCAAGAAAAGGCTTTAGGGCTTAAATTTGACATTTTTTTACCCTCAGGCACAGGAACTTCAGCACTTTTTCTAGCAAAAAATTTAAGAAATCATCAAATTTATACTTGTGCTTGCGTGGGCGATGAGGAGTATTTGAGGACACAAATAAAAGAACTTGATCCGCAATTTGATTTTTCAAATTTGTGTATTTTAAATTTGCCCAAAAAATTTCACTTTGCTAAGCCTTATAAAGAGCTTTTTGAAATTTATAAAGAAGCTAAAAATGCGGGGCTTGAGTTTGATTTGCTTTATGATAGTGTGGGCTTGCTTTGCGTTTTGGCTCATCAAAAAGGCTTTAAAAAGCCTCTTTTATACATACATCAAGGCGGAGTAGCTGGCAATGAAAGCATGCTTCAAAGATATAAATTTGAAAAAAATTTGTTATAA
- the nth gene encoding endonuclease III has translation MKRNLEIKHLFLSHFDKPVTELKFSNLYELIVCVMLSAQCTDKRVNLITPELFKAYPSIKDLANARLNSLKSYIQSCSFFNNKATNLIKMAKAVCEDFGGEIPLNEKDLKSLAGVGQKTAHVVLIEWCGANFMAVDTHVFRVAHRLDLSKAKTPEATEEDLTRIFKDNLNYLHQAMVLFGRYTCKAKNPLCEQCFLAHLCKSKDKKA, from the coding sequence ATGAAAAGAAATTTAGAAATTAAACACTTATTTTTAAGCCATTTTGACAAGCCCGTTACTGAGCTTAAGTTTTCAAACCTCTATGAACTCATAGTTTGCGTAATGTTATCAGCACAATGCACCGATAAAAGAGTAAATTTGATCACGCCTGAGCTTTTCAAAGCCTATCCAAGTATAAAAGATCTAGCAAATGCAAGGCTAAATTCCCTTAAAAGCTATATTCAAAGCTGTTCTTTTTTTAATAACAAAGCCACAAATCTCATCAAAATGGCTAAGGCAGTTTGTGAGGACTTTGGGGGCGAAATTCCGCTAAATGAAAAGGATCTAAAATCCTTAGCCGGAGTGGGACAAAAAACAGCTCATGTTGTTTTGATAGAATGGTGTGGGGCAAATTTCATGGCTGTTGATACACATGTTTTTCGTGTCGCTCACCGCCTTGATCTTAGCAAGGCAAAAACGCCTGAAGCCACAGAAGAAGATCTTACACGCATTTTTAAGGACAATCTTAACTATCTTCATCAAGCCATGGTGCTTTTTGGACGCTACACCTGTAAGGCTAAAAATCCTTTATGCGAGCAGTGTTTTTTAGCTCATCTTTGCAAAAGCAAGGACAAAAAAGCTTAA
- a CDS encoding peptidylprolyl isomerase, translating into MKKMSLVLAGLLSAVSLNAAVVATMNGKNVTDTEISEAFAPVLRGQNFKDLTADQKQELILRYMGAKLIAEDAKKQNLEKDPLYAKALENAKEQILMQIYQEKIFNSIKVDESKIKAFYEQNKAKFIRPAGVKARHILVKTEKEARDVIAELKGLKGNALTEKFAQLAAAKSIDGSARQGGDLGWFGTEDMVKPFSDAAFSLKNGTITQNPIKTEFGYHVILKEDSQAKKQLSYNDVKADLINQAKAQEAGAKLNEKVQELLKNAKVEIK; encoded by the coding sequence ATGAAAAAAATGTCTTTAGTTCTTGCTGGTTTATTGAGTGCAGTAAGCTTAAATGCAGCTGTTGTTGCAACGATGAATGGTAAAAATGTTACAGATACTGAGATCAGCGAAGCTTTTGCTCCTGTTTTGCGTGGTCAAAACTTTAAAGATCTTACAGCTGATCAAAAACAAGAGCTTATTTTAAGATATATGGGAGCAAAGCTTATAGCAGAAGATGCTAAAAAACAAAATTTAGAAAAAGATCCTTTATATGCTAAAGCTTTGGAAAATGCTAAAGAACAAATTTTAATGCAAATTTATCAAGAAAAGATTTTTAATTCTATAAAAGTTGATGAGTCGAAAATTAAGGCTTTTTATGAACAAAATAAAGCTAAATTTATTCGTCCTGCAGGAGTAAAGGCAAGACATATTTTAGTAAAAACTGAAAAAGAAGCAAGAGATGTGATCGCTGAGCTTAAAGGCTTAAAAGGTAATGCTTTAACTGAAAAATTCGCTCAACTTGCAGCAGCTAAGTCAATCGATGGATCAGCCAGACAGGGTGGCGATCTTGGTTGGTTTGGCACAGAAGATATGGTAAAGCCTTTTAGTGATGCAGCTTTTTCTCTAAAAAATGGAACAATCACTCAAAATCCTATAAAAACAGAATTTGGTTATCATGTTATCCTTAAAGAAGATTCGCAAGCTAAAAAACAACTAAGCTACAATGATGTAAAAGCTGATCTTATCAATCAAGCTAAGGCTCAAGAAGCTGGTGCAAAACTAAATGAAAAAGTTCAAGAACTTCTTAAAAATGCAAAAGTTGAGATAAAATAA
- the fbaA gene encoding class II fructose-bisphosphate aldolase: MGVLSIVKAGVVSGEELNKLYAYAKSEGFAIPAVNVVGTNSINAVLESAKKVNSPVIIQFSNGGAKFYAGKNCENAEVLGAISGAKHVHTLAKAYNVPVILHTDHAARKLLPWIDALILANAEHKKISGQALFSSHMLDLSEESLEENLSTCEIYLKKLSELGICLELELGCTGGEEDGVDNTSIDNAKLYTQPEDVALAYERLMKISDKFSVAASFGNVHGVYKPGNVSLQPEILKNSQKFVKDKFKLNDEKPINFVFHGGSGSELKDIKDAVSYGVIKMNIDTDTQWAFWDGVRGYEAKNKAYLQGQIGNPEGDDKPNKKYYDPRVWLRAGEESMIKRLEIAFENLNCVGRN, from the coding sequence ATGGGCGTTTTAAGCATAGTAAAAGCAGGCGTAGTAAGCGGTGAAGAGCTAAATAAGCTCTACGCTTATGCCAAAAGCGAAGGCTTTGCGATACCTGCTGTGAATGTGGTCGGTACAAATTCTATCAATGCGGTTTTAGAAAGTGCTAAAAAGGTTAATTCGCCTGTTATCATTCAGTTTTCAAATGGTGGGGCGAAATTTTATGCAGGGAAAAACTGTGAAAATGCTGAAGTTTTAGGAGCGATAAGCGGTGCAAAGCATGTGCATACTTTGGCTAAGGCTTATAATGTGCCTGTGATTTTACATACCGATCATGCCGCAAGAAAGCTTTTGCCTTGGATCGATGCTTTGATCTTAGCAAATGCTGAGCATAAAAAGATAAGCGGACAAGCCCTTTTTAGCTCTCACATGCTTGATCTTAGTGAGGAAAGCTTGGAAGAAAATTTAAGCACTTGCGAAATTTATCTTAAAAAGCTTAGCGAACTTGGGATTTGTCTTGAGCTTGAGCTTGGTTGCACGGGTGGTGAAGAAGATGGCGTGGATAATACAAGCATTGACAATGCCAAACTTTACACTCAGCCTGAAGATGTAGCCCTTGCTTATGAAAGATTGATGAAAATCAGTGATAAATTTTCAGTTGCCGCAAGTTTTGGAAATGTGCATGGTGTTTATAAGCCCGGAAATGTGAGCTTGCAGCCTGAAATTCTTAAAAATTCACAAAAATTTGTTAAAGATAAATTTAAGCTTAATGATGAAAAACCTATAAATTTTGTTTTTCATGGTGGAAGCGGAAGCGAGCTAAAAGATATCAAAGATGCTGTGAGTTATGGCGTCATTAAAATGAATATCGACACAGACACGCAATGGGCATTTTGGGACGGCGTTCGTGGCTATGAAGCTAAAAATAAGGCTTATTTACAAGGACAAATTGGCAATCCTGAGGGCGATGACAAGCCAAATAAAAAATACTATGATCCTCGTGTGTGGCTTAGAGCAGGCGAAGAAAGCATGATAAAAAGACTTGAGATCGCTTTTGAGAATTTAAACTGCGTGGGAAGAAATTAA
- a CDS encoding OmpA family protein, translated as MKYKNNPEKNDNFYIVYADLMAGLLFVFLLIIGAVVIKYTFAQDDLKQSKESLARQSKSLEESKQELRDKEKILYELGLRLSATSNELLSMNEQKKMLEANVSSYQELSKNLSQNLDDRDKQMLILLAQLSAKEEEVDILNQKYENIRIKIENLESLRSRMIEQLKLNLEANVSIDSRTGAISLPSEVLFDRGSFVLKEEAKENLRQILNQYLSAILNNNEILSNIENITIEGHTDSDGSYMYNLDLSQKRAYEVMSFIYSFYKDPKLQKYLLASGRSFSDPILIGGKENKERSRRIEIKFNISNEATIKEALQLFNENK; from the coding sequence ATGAAATATAAAAATAATCCAGAAAAAAACGATAATTTTTACATTGTTTATGCTGACTTGATGGCTGGGCTTTTGTTTGTTTTTTTGCTTATCATTGGTGCTGTCGTGATCAAATACACTTTTGCTCAAGATGATCTTAAGCAAAGTAAAGAAAGCCTTGCTAGACAAAGTAAGAGTCTAGAGGAAAGCAAACAAGAGCTTAGAGATAAAGAAAAGATACTTTATGAACTAGGTTTAAGATTGAGTGCTACTTCTAATGAGCTTTTGAGTATGAATGAGCAAAAGAAAATGCTTGAAGCTAATGTAAGTTCTTATCAAGAACTTAGTAAAAATTTAAGTCAAAATTTAGATGATAGAGATAAACAAATGCTCATTTTACTTGCACAATTAAGTGCAAAAGAAGAAGAAGTGGATATCTTGAATCAAAAATATGAAAATATCAGGATCAAGATCGAAAATTTAGAGTCTTTACGATCAAGAATGATTGAGCAATTAAAACTAAATCTTGAAGCAAATGTAAGCATAGATTCTAGAACAGGGGCGATTTCTTTGCCGTCTGAAGTGCTTTTTGATAGAGGCTCTTTTGTTTTAAAAGAGGAAGCAAAAGAAAATTTAAGACAGATTTTAAATCAATACCTAAGTGCGATTTTAAATAATAATGAAATTTTATCAAATATAGAAAATATCACTATTGAAGGGCATACAGATTCAGATGGTTCTTATATGTATAATTTGGATTTGTCCCAAAAAAGAGCCTATGAGGTGATGAGTTTTATCTATTCTTTTTATAAAGATCCAAAACTTCAAAAATATTTGCTTGCAAGTGGGAGAAGTTTCTCAGATCCTATTTTAATCGGCGGAAAAGAAAATAAAGAAAGAAGTCGTCGCATAGAGATCAAATTTAATATCTCAAATGAGGCAACGATCAAAGAAGCCTTGCAATTATTTAATGAAAATAAGTAA